The Lacticaseibacillus rhamnosus DNA window TCTATGATGACAAATAACAAATTAATGGATTGGCCGCCTGAAAAAATTGCGGCATTTCAGCATGCACTCTTGGATTGGTACGATCACCATGCACGGGCATTGCCGTGGCGTCAAGACCATGACCCTTATCACGTCATGGTCAGCGAGTTGATGTTGCAGCAAACCCAGGTGCAAACCGTCATTCCATACTATAAACGGTTTATGGCGCAGTTTCCGACAGTTGAAGCGTTGGCAGCAGCACCGGAAGCGACGGTGCTAAAAGCTTGGGAAGGGTTGGGCTATTACTCACGCGCCCGCCGCTTGCAACAGGCAGCTAAACAAATCGTGAATGACTATGACGGTAAGTGGCCGAAAACGGCTGCGGAGTTACAGACACTGGCTGGCATTGGGCCGTATACAGCTGGGGCCATCGCTTCCATCAGTTTTGGAGAAGTCGTTCCGGCCATTGATGGGAACGCATTTCGTGTCTTTGCCCGACTGTTTAAAGTGGATGCCGATATTGCGCGCCCGCAAACCCGAAAAGTGTTCGATGACTTGATTCGGCCACTGATGCCCAAGAAGCGGCCGGGTGATTTTAACCAGGCCGTGATGGATCTGGGTTCAAGTTATATGTCTGCCAGTCATCCTGATCCCGCCCATTCACCGGTGCGCGCGTTTGATGCCAGCTTTCGCGATGGCGTTGTGCAGGACTACCCAGTTAAAACCAAAAAGCCGCGGCCGGTCATTCATCGTTATTTTGCGTTGGTGATTCGATCAAAGGCCGGTTACTTGCTTGAACAGCGTCCAGGTAAGGGGATGTTGGCTGATTTGTGGATGTTCCCGTTAATTGATATTGCCGACCTTGAAGCCACTATGGAAAGCGAACAGTTGGATGAAATCAGTGCTCGGTTTGCAGACTTGTCGGGAATGACTTTAACTTTTGCTGATCTCGGTCGTCCTCAGGTGCAACATACCTTCACCCATCAACGCTGGCAATTGACTTTAATCGGAGCGGATGCAGCCGCTGCCGAATTAAAATTTATGCCAGCACGGTGGGTACCGGTTGAAGATTTTGGTAAAATGGCACTTCCGACCGTTCAAAAGAAGCTTAATCGGGCATTGGGATTAACTGAGCCGGGATAATCATCTGGTGTAGCAGTGCAAGACAATTGTTAACTGGTTTGGAAAAAGCGGCGGTATACTGTGGTCATCAATGAAAGCGGAGGTGGTCAGATTGACAGTTAAGGTAACTAAAGACGTCACTTATGGCGATGCACCGTTACAAAAGCTCGACTTCTATGAACCGGATAAGCCAAATGGAGCAGCCGTTCTTGATATTCATGGTGGCGGCTGGTTTCGTGGTGAAAAGCAAAAAGAAAGCGATATGGCTAAACGGTTCGCCGCATTGGGTTATCACGTGGCGGTTCCTAATTATCGGTTGGCACCGGCAGACTTTTTTCCAGCCGCACGTGATGACGTTTTAGCGGCTTTTTCATGGTTGCGCACCCATGCTCAAGTTGAGAATCTGGGTGTCTTCGGGTCGAGTGCCGGTGGATCACTAGCCGTTGATGTCGGGCTGGCTGAAGGTGTACCAACTGTTTCTTGGTCGGGTATTTTCGACATTCAACAGTGGTTTGCGGATCATCCAGCAGTTGTGGCTCAACCCGATACGAAAACGGATTTTGTTAAGACGGCCAGCGCCGAGATTGATCAAGGCGGGCGCAATGATCCATTTTACAAGTGGTTCATTTTGAATTATGTCGATGCAGATGAAACAAAATTTTCCCGGGTTGAGCCGTTTGACCGGTTGACGGCTGATGCAGGGCCGCTGTACTTGGCTAATTCACAGGCGGAAATTATTCCTGTTAGTGGGATTTATCGACTGGCTCAAGCAGCGGCAAAAGTCGGTGTGCCGGTGACTTTGCAGGTAATTCCCGGTGGTCAGCATGCAGAAGGGTACTTGTCGGCAGCGTGGCCGGGGACAGTGGCGTTTTTGGCACAGCATTTAGTGAAGGGATCAATTTGAAAACATTAGTGATTGTCAGTCATCCAGACATTGAAAAAAGTAACACCCAGCAGTTTTTAAAAGCCAGTGCGGCAACCTTGTCGCAGGTAGCGTGGCATCATTTGGATGTTAATCTGCCTTTTGATGTGCCCGCTGAACAACATGCCATTCAAGCTGCTGATCGAATCGTCTTCCAGTTTCCGTTGTACTGGTATATGGCGCCTGCCAGTTTGCATCAATGGCTGACAGAAGTGTGGCTGAAGCAGTTTGTCTATGATGCGCATGGTGGGTTGCTGAGGGGAAAGTCACTGGGATTAGTGGTAAGTTTCAGCCAGCCAGAAGCCGCATATCAGCTGGGTGGTAAGGTGGGCTTTAGCCTCAGTCAATTTTTAACTCCGTATGCGGCGCTTGCAGAAAAAACGGGCCTGGATTTGCTGGCTCCTTTGACGATTTCACAGTTTGCCAATCAAACGGATATGGCTCACCAACAGTTGCTTGTGCGGTACCAGCAATATCTGACCCTAGTTCACCCTGATGATCCTGACGAACAGGCGCAATGGTATATTGATCGCCTGCAAGCCAACCCGGAAACGAGCATGCTGGCGGATCAACTTGCCGCCCAAACCGATGAAATTGACCGGTTGCGGCTGACTTTACATGAATTAAAGGCAGGTGAGTCAGAGTGACGACCGATGAACAATGGCTTATCGAGACGGCCGCCCAGCATCAAAAAGACGCGGCATCGTATGAAAATGCAGCGTTTTTTGCGGCTTTACAGACGTTTGTCGCCAAGCAAGCTGAGCGCCGTGAACAATATGAAGCCGAAATTGATGGGCGCAGTTGGAATCATGAGCAGTGGTAAAGTTCAGTCTGACGACGGAGGGACATTGCAAAACGATATGCTATGCTTTAATTAGCATAAAGTGTTGGAACAACGTGGGATTTAAGCGCGCGGTTCACGCTCACATTAACGCGTTTGCCGGCGCAGCAATCTGCGTGTAAGGACCTGAGTCGCAATGGCCAAAGAGCGGCCATCACGCCTCAGGCCGCTTACACTCCGATTGCTAAGCGCGCCGGCTCACGCTCATATTAACGCGTTCGCCGGCTCACGCTCGGAAAAAAGGGAGTATCAAAAATGCAAGCAATGTTTGATCGTCTTCAACGTTGGTCGTGGTTGCGCGGCCTGCTTATGATTTTGATTGGTGGCTGGATTTTAATTGATCCGCATCAGGTCTACCGAAGCTTTCTGTGGATTGTTGCCGCTGTTCTGATTATTGCCGCTATTCCTAAATTGATTGATGGATTTTCTGCGCACAAAAGTTCTGGAACTTATGGGACATCGCTTTTTGCCGGAGGATTTTACCTCTTGCTGGCGTTGCTGATTCCGGCAATCGTCAAGCCGCTCATGAGTCTGGGACCGTTGATTATCGGGATTATCTTGATGATCTACGGGGTTAATAAGATTATCGGCGCCCGCCAGCAACAGCAATATGTGAATGTTTCACCATGGTCGACGATTATTTATGGTGTGGCCTTGCTTATTATCGGGTTTATCATGGCGATTAACCCATTTAAGACGGTGATGATGGTCTTCGCCTTGTTCGGCGGCGTGCTTGTGGTAATGGGCATTCTGCAACTTTTCACTAAAAAAAGCGATTAAGCTGACCAAACAAAAAGCCACGGACGAATTTATCCATGGCTTTTTATATTCGCATCACAACTTATGGCTAACTCACAATATAAAAAAGCAGGACCCATGTATGCGCGATATCGTCGCAGCATTGGTCCTGCTTTTTTTACGCAATGGTGACAAGGCTACTCAACGAGCTGTTCTGCGGTTAGTCATCGGTTTATTGTTGTGGATACACAATTTGATTAGCCCAATGATTGATGGGACCGTATTTGTGTCCAACCGGAATTGGATGGCCAATTGCCTGATTAGTGAAGCGCTTGGCAATCCGAATGGCGTCTTCAACATCGTTACCTTTGCCGATTTCGGCGGTAATCACTGCCGAAAGTGTATCGCCGGTGCCGTTAACGCGGTCCGTATCGTGATAAGGTTCGCTCAGCCAAAAAGATTTGCCACTTTCCAGCAACACAAAATCCCGAACTTCTTTTTGAGTTGGATCATCATGGGCACCTTTTAATACAACGTTTTTTGCTCCTGATGCCTGTAGCTGATGGGCTGCAGCTTCTGTATCAGCATCAGTGTCGAGTTTCATGCCGGTAAGATGTTCTGCTTCATAGTGATTCGGAGTTACCACGGTTGCTAAGGGAATCAGTTCATTTTTGACGGCATCGTAGGCATCTTGTTCCAGCAGCATCGCGCCGTGCTTCGTGATAATGACCGGGTCGACCACCAGCGCACCGAAGTCATACTGTTGCCAGTTTTTGATAATCGCTTGTACCAATGCCTTATCAGCCAGCATTCCGGTTTTAGCTGCTTTGATTTTCAGGTCAGCAGCCAAGGATTTGAACTGCGCGTCGATGAACGGCAGCGGCATCACCATGCTGTCTTGGATACCATAGGAATTACCGGCAACCGCCGCGGTCAAAACGGTCGCACCGTAAACGCCACGCATGAAGAAACTGTGCAGATCTGCTTGAACGCCGGCACTGCCATCACTGTCAGTACCACCAATTGTCATCACTTGTGGAAATTCGTTAGCCATCATGATCATCTCCTGATAAAAAAGTCTGAGCTCTCATCAGCATGTCCATTCATTGGAAGGTTTGCGCTAATGCCAATCGTTCCTCTGTACGGTTAGTTAAAGGCTCGTTTTTGAGGTAAAACTGCTTTGAGCCATTCGCCAATAAATGGGTATTGCCGATTTAATTCAATTACCTGAGTTTCCGGATCTGGGTATTTCAGGTAAATCATATTATTGTCCGGATTAACCATTACAGTAAAGAGTTTTTGATTGGGCAGCGGTAATTCATATACACCTTGGTGACTGCCTTGCCGCATCAAAATCGCATTACTGGAAGCAATGACAAACAGTTCGTCTAACGCAGGGGAGTTCGTCCCGGCAGAAACCCGCACGACCAGCTTGAGGTGATGGTTGACCAGTTCTTCCGGAATTGTGGTCGAGGCCCATTCAAATCGGTCACCTTTAACCTCTTCAGAACCTAAATCTTTCCAATCATGGCCGTCTTCATCCAGAACCTGGTAGTCGAGAACTTTGCTGTCCCGATCAAGGTTAGTCTGAATGCTGAATTCGCCGGCTTTAACAACCGTTTTTTTGGCGACTAATGGTTTGAGATTATCAAAGCGGGTTTTAAAGTGTAAGCCGTTGATTGGCTGCAAAACCGTTTCGTCAATGGTTGCAAATTGATAGCCGCCTTGATTAAGGGCCTTGGTTAAAGCAGACAGTGCTTTGATTTCATCGGCATCGTAAGGCAGCGCGTTGCTGTCGCTTGCCGTAATTTGTAACAAGGTTGGCAAATTGACGGCTTTCAGGGTGGCGCTTGGGCTTAGCGGATCAACAATGGTTAGCAGGGGCTGATTGTCTTCTTCAGTTGCCTGAATAAGCGTGATTTCACTGTGGTGGGGATCGCTAGTCGTGTCTTTAAACCACAATGTCTGTAAAAAATTAGTTGGAATGGCAGCAATATTTTGCAACGTTTGATAAAGTTTGTCACGCATCAAGCCCGTGTAACTTGCTAGTAACGCGGTTAACGCATCATCATTTGAACCCCATAAAGGCGAATCGGCTAGTCGGTCAGCTTCGGTTTGATACGCGGTGCTGATTTGTTGACGTAGCTGTGAGACATTTAACGGTTTTGCAATTAGGGCAGCCAAATGTGTGTCATTAAGATTAAGCATGTGTGCGCCCTCCTTCAAGCTTTAATGACTGCATGAAATCATCTTTCAAGTTGGCAAGAACATTTTCAAATTCCGCAACGGAACTGTAGGTGCTCAAGACAGCTTGGTATTCATAACGGGTAATGGCTGCAGAAACTTCCAATTCGCGTTTACGTTTATCGAAGGCGTCATCAGCCGCCAGCTTTTCTTTATCAAAGCGGGCTTTAAGTTGCGAGGCATCGGTTTTGGATGCATGGGCTGCCGGTGCATCGGATTCATCACTTGGATCGATGAAATTTTTCAAAAGTCCGCGGAAGCCACCGTTACCTTGGGCGGATTGATCGCGTTCAGGTGCTGCTTCAGCTTCAAGATTATCAATTTGTGTATGCAGTGAATCAACATCGTGGTAAACTTCCTTGCGCATGGCGTCCAACTGGCGATCCAGATAGTGATCAGGATCATCGGAAAAGGCTTCCAGTTGCGGCAGGATCTTGCGTTGCTCATCGGTTGACTGGGTAATCGCGCGCAAAATGACGTTAATATGACCAAAATCGCGGCGGTGATACCAGTTACCAAAATAAATCGTCCCTTGATCATTGACTTCAAAAAACGGAATATGCTGCCGCAAGAAATCAATAAACCCGATTTGCAAAAAATCATGCAGTTCGGCTTGGGCGCTTTTGTCGTAAGCTAAGATGTAGCCAGGCGCTTCTTCAATATCGAGGCGCAAATTCTCTGCTGTGGCATCGATTCCCTGATAAAGGCGGTAACGTGATTTTTTATGCCAAGCATCGGTAAAATCACTAAAGAATTTCTTTTGGTAAGTAAGACTCGTTTCGATTGACATATAATATCCTCTCACATTCTGTCCAATTATTTTAAGTGTACCGCATAAACGGGCATATAAGGAAGTTTTCTTCTCATTTAGAGCTAAGAAGGTCAAATCAACCGTTTTAAATGGATGCATGCTAAAATGAGCTCGTGTAGGGTGTTCGGGTTTACGAAATGAGGTAAGAAAATGAAAATTGCAGTTTTGGGTGCGACTGGACGTGCCGGAAGTGCCATTGTTGCCGAAGCGAGAAAACGCGGTCATGATGTGTTGGCTGTCGTGCGCGATCCGCAAAAAGCTGCGCGCCGGCTGGGCCAAACCGTTCCGACGCTGGTGAAGGCACCACTAGATTTAAGCGAAGCAGATCTAGATGGCGTTGATGCCGTTGTTGATGCGCTGAGTGTTCCGTGGGGCTCAGGCCGCGGCTATTTACATTTGGATTTTGCCACGCATTTGATTAGTTTGTTGCGTAATGCGGATACGTTAGCCGTTTTTATTCTGGGAAGTGCTAGCTTGGCAATGCCGGGTGCCGATCATCCGATGATTCTTGATTTTCCGGAAAGTGCTGCGAGTCAGCCGTGGTATGACGGTGCGAAGTTTCAGTATGATGAATATCGATTCTTGCAGATGACCGATAACGTTAAATGGATTGGTATATCCGCCAGCGAGGCTTTTCCAAGCGGACCGGCAACGGGTTATATTGCAGGAAAAGATACCTTACTAGTTGGCGAAGATGGTCAGAGTCACATCACAACAGGTAATATGGCCTTGGCAATCTTGGATCAGCTAGAGCAGCCAACCGCTTTGCAAGATCGGATAACCGTTCGCGATGTGGATGAATGAGCGGTAATAGCAACCAAAAAAACACGGTTTACGCAGGGGCAAAGCCTTGTGTGAATCGTGTTTTTTGGTGATTTTTGAGATGAATGAGTTTGGAAAACGATGGGTGGTTAGCCGCGGTATGGTGGGTTGGTAGCGGTGGTTATGCGCTTATCAACTGATAAAAGTTTGGTGATATAGTTTGGGTACTAGACTAATTTTTGTGGTGTTGGAG harbors:
- the mutY gene encoding A/G-specific adenine glycosylase gives rise to the protein MTNNKLMDWPPEKIAAFQHALLDWYDHHARALPWRQDHDPYHVMVSELMLQQTQVQTVIPYYKRFMAQFPTVEALAAAPEATVLKAWEGLGYYSRARRLQQAAKQIVNDYDGKWPKTAAELQTLAGIGPYTAGAIASISFGEVVPAIDGNAFRVFARLFKVDADIARPQTRKVFDDLIRPLMPKKRPGDFNQAVMDLGSSYMSASHPDPAHSPVRAFDASFRDGVVQDYPVKTKKPRPVIHRYFALVIRSKAGYLLEQRPGKGMLADLWMFPLIDIADLEATMESEQLDEISARFADLSGMTLTFADLGRPQVQHTFTHQRWQLTLIGADAAAAELKFMPARWVPVEDFGKMALPTVQKKLNRALGLTEPG
- a CDS encoding alpha/beta hydrolase, with protein sequence MTVKVTKDVTYGDAPLQKLDFYEPDKPNGAAVLDIHGGGWFRGEKQKESDMAKRFAALGYHVAVPNYRLAPADFFPAARDDVLAAFSWLRTHAQVENLGVFGSSAGGSLAVDVGLAEGVPTVSWSGIFDIQQWFADHPAVVAQPDTKTDFVKTASAEIDQGGRNDPFYKWFILNYVDADETKFSRVEPFDRLTADAGPLYLANSQAEIIPVSGIYRLAQAAAKVGVPVTLQVIPGGQHAEGYLSAAWPGTVAFLAQHLVKGSI
- a CDS encoding NAD(P)H-dependent oxidoreductase, which encodes MKTLVIVSHPDIEKSNTQQFLKASAATLSQVAWHHLDVNLPFDVPAEQHAIQAADRIVFQFPLYWYMAPASLHQWLTEVWLKQFVYDAHGGLLRGKSLGLVVSFSQPEAAYQLGGKVGFSLSQFLTPYAALAEKTGLDLLAPLTISQFANQTDMAHQQLLVRYQQYLTLVHPDDPDEQAQWYIDRLQANPETSMLADQLAAQTDEIDRLRLTLHELKAGESE
- a CDS encoding DUF308 domain-containing protein, producing MQAMFDRLQRWSWLRGLLMILIGGWILIDPHQVYRSFLWIVAAVLIIAAIPKLIDGFSAHKSSGTYGTSLFAGGFYLLLALLIPAIVKPLMSLGPLIIGIILMIYGVNKIIGARQQQQYVNVSPWSTIIYGVALLIIGFIMAINPFKTVMMVFALFGGVLVVMGILQLFTKKSD
- the thiD gene encoding bifunctional hydroxymethylpyrimidine kinase/phosphomethylpyrimidine kinase encodes the protein MANEFPQVMTIGGTDSDGSAGVQADLHSFFMRGVYGATVLTAAVAGNSYGIQDSMVMPLPFIDAQFKSLAADLKIKAAKTGMLADKALVQAIIKNWQQYDFGALVVDPVIITKHGAMLLEQDAYDAVKNELIPLATVVTPNHYEAEHLTGMKLDTDADTEAAAHQLQASGAKNVVLKGAHDDPTQKEVRDFVLLESGKSFWLSEPYHDTDRVNGTGDTLSAVITAEIGKGNDVEDAIRIAKRFTNQAIGHPIPVGHKYGPINHWANQIVYPQQ
- a CDS encoding NAD(P)H-binding protein, with protein sequence MKIAVLGATGRAGSAIVAEARKRGHDVLAVVRDPQKAARRLGQTVPTLVKAPLDLSEADLDGVDAVVDALSVPWGSGRGYLHLDFATHLISLLRNADTLAVFILGSASLAMPGADHPMILDFPESAASQPWYDGAKFQYDEYRFLQMTDNVKWIGISASEAFPSGPATGYIAGKDTLLVGEDGQSHITTGNMALAILDQLEQPTALQDRITVRDVDE